A window from Citrus sinensis cultivar Valencia sweet orange chromosome 3, DVS_A1.0, whole genome shotgun sequence encodes these proteins:
- the LOC127900727 gene encoding uncharacterized protein LOC127900727 has translation MANDRDRAIRDYVVLIPQVVHPGIIRPEVEAVNFELKPVMFQMLQTIGQFNGLPNEDPHLHLKLFLEAEVFPYSLRDRAKAWLNSLPSDSITIWNELADKFLMKYFPPIKNARLMVDASVNGALLSKSYTKAYKILEIIANNNYQWPSTRQLAARGSARVHNINAITALSAQVTSLTNMVKAMTSVPAVVKQVAKLSCVYCSEGHDFDNFPGNPASVNYVGNFNRQPQNNPYSNTYNPGWKQHPKFSWSSQNRNAPVVNGQNKNTQPSEFHQQS, from the exons ATGGCTAATGACAGAGACAGAGCTATTAGAGATTATGTTGTGTTAATTCCTCAAGTTGTACACCCTGGGATAATCAGACCTGAAGTAGAAGCTGTAAATTTTGAGTTGAAGCcagtgatgtttcaaatgttgcaAACAATTGGTCAATTCAATGGATTACCaaatgaagatcctcatctccatcttAAGTTGTTCTTGGAA GCTGAGGTTTTTCCTTATTCCTTAAGAGATCGAGCAAAAGCATGGTTAAATTCGTTACCATCTGATTCCATCACTATATGGAATGAGTTGGCTGATAAAttcctaatgaaatattttccacCGATAAAAAATGCAAGGTTGATGGTGGATGCTTCAGTAAATGGAGCCCTGTTATCCAAATCTTACACTAAagcttacaaaattttggagataattgccaataataattatcagtgGCCATCAACCCGGCAACTAGCAGCAAGAGGATCAGCAAGGGTACATAACATAAATGCAATTACAGCCTTATCCGCACAAGTAACCTCATTGACTAACATGGTAAAGGCCATGACATCTGTTCCAGCAGTAGTGAAGCAAGTTGCTAAACTTTCTTGTGTATACTGTAGTGAAGGACATGACTTTGATAATTTTCCTGGAAATCCAGCATCAGTAAACTATGTGGGTAATTTCAATCGACAGCCTCAAAACAATCCatattcaaatacttacaacccTGGATGGAAACAACACCCAAAGTTCTCATGGAGTAGTCAGAATCGAAATGCTCCAGTAGTAAATGGACAAAATAAGAACACTCAACCATCTGAATTTCATCAGCAGAGTTAG